Proteins encoded together in one Musa acuminata AAA Group cultivar baxijiao chromosome BXJ3-6, Cavendish_Baxijiao_AAA, whole genome shotgun sequence window:
- the LOC135640745 gene encoding DNA replication licensing factor MCM6, with translation MDAFGGFFVDEKAIRVENIFLEFLKRFKHDPNAVEPFYEAEIEAMRHKESTTMYVDFSHVMRFNDVLQKAISEEYLRFEPYLRNACMRFVMEQKSSENRQPIIADDNPNRDINVAFYNIPLLKRLRDLTTSEIGKLTSVMGVVTRTSEVRPELLQGTFKCLECGGVIKNVEQQYKYTEPIICMNATCANRNKWALLRQESKFTDWQRVRMQETSKEIPAGSLPRSLDVILRHEIVEKARAGDTVIFTGTLVAVPDIMALTSPGERAECRREAPQRQNVSGGHGGVSGLKALGVRDLSYRLAFIANSVQIADGRGDGDIRDRKIDVDDSDKQEFTQEEEDEVMRMRNTPDFFNKLVDSICPTVFGHQEIKRAVLLMLLGGVHKLTHEGINLRGDINVCIVGDPSCAKSQFLKYTSNLVPRSVYTSGKSSSAAGLTATVAKEPETGEFCIEAGALMLADNGICCIDEFDKMDIRDQVAIHEAMEQQTISITKAGIQATLNARTSILAAANPTGGRYDKSKPLKYNVALPPAILSRFDLVYIMIDEPDENTDYHIAHHIVRVHQKREDALAPAFTTAELKRYIAYAKSLKPQLSSEAKNVLVESYVALRRGDSTPGTRVAYRMTVRQLEALIRLSEAIARSHLENVVLPAHVRVAVKLLKTSIISVESSEIDLSDFQDHEDGVAVNVPDQDAAESASDGISPATENGGNEQGSESHQKKKLVITEEHFQRVTQALVMRLRQHEEAVAQDGSGLAGMKQGDLIIWYVEQQNAVGAYSNTDEVREEVKCIKAIIERLIQREGHLIVIDDGTSSAASDGQARRSSENRILAVAPNYIVE, from the exons ATGGATGCCTTCGGGGGGTTCTTCGTCGATGAGAAGGCGATCCGCGTGGAGAACATCTTCTTGGAATTCCTTAAGAG ATTCAAGCATGATCCAAACGCGGTGGAGCCGTTCTATGAGGCGGAGATCGAGGCCATGCGGCACAAGGAATCCACCACCATGTACGTGGATTTCTCCCATGTCATGCGCTTCAACGACGTCCTCCAGAAGGCCATTTCAGAGGAGTACCTCAG ATTCGAGCCCTATCTGCGGAATGCTTGCATGAGATTCGTAATGGAGCAGAAATCGAGCGAGAACAGACAACCTATCATCGCAGATGACAACCCTAACCGCGACATAAATGTCGCCTTCTACAACATTCCATTGTTAAAAAG GTTGAGGGACCTGACGACATCAGAGATTGGGAAGCTGACTTCTGTAATGGGGGTCGTTACCCGGACAAGTGAGGTCCGGCCAGAGCTCCTGCAGGGGACCTTTAAGTGCCTTGAGTGTGGCGGAGTCATTAAGAATGTGGAACAGCAATACAAGTATACCGAG CCTATAATATGCATGAATGCTACATGTGCAAACCGAAATAAGTGGGCATTGCTTCGGCAAGAGAGCAAGTTCACAGATTGGCAACGGGTAAGGATGCAGGAGACATCTAAAGAAATACCTGCTGGTTCTCTTCCTCGATCTTTGGATGTTATTCTCCGACATGAGATTGTTGAGAAGGCAAGGGCTGGAGACAC GGTCATCTTCACTGGCACATTGGTTGCGGTGCCAGATATTATGGCACTGACTTCTCCAGGTGAGAGAGCAGAATGCAGGCGTGAAGCTCCTCAGCGTCAAAATGTATCTGGTGGCCATGGAGGAGTCAGCGGTCTCAAGGCTTTGGGAGTAAGGGATCTTTCATATCGCCTCGCTTTCATTGCAAACTCAGTGCAG ATAGCAGATGGTAGAGGGGATGGAGACATCAGAGACAGGAAGATAGATGTTGATGACAGTGATAAACAGGAGTTCACA caagaagaggaagatgaggtgATGAGGATGAGGAATACCCCTGATTTTTTCAATAAATTAGTTGACAGCATATGCCCCACGGTTTTTGGTCATCAAGAAATAAAGCGAGCAGTTTTGCTTATGTTATTGGGTGGTGTGCACAAGTTAACCCATGAAGGAATTAACCTTAGAGGTGATATCAATGTGTGCATAGTAGGAGATCCAAGCTGTGCAAAGTCTCAGTTCCTAAA GTATACTTCTAATCTCGTACCCCGATCTGTTTATACATCAGGAAAATCCTCCTCTGCTGCAGGTTTGACAGCAACAGTGGCTAAAGAGCCAGAAACCGGGGAGTTCTGTATTGAG GCAGGAGCTCTAATGCTTGCAGACAATGGTATATGTTGCATAGatgaatttgataaaatggacATTAGGGACCAG GTTGCTATACATGAAGCAATGGAGCAGCAGACTATAAGTATCACCAAAGCAGGTATACAAGCCACGTTGAATGCAAGAACTTCAATTTTGGCGGCAGCAAATCCTACTGGAGGACGCTATGACAAGTCAAAGCCCCTTAAG TACAATGTGGCCCTTCCTCCTGCTATTCTTTCAAGATTTGATCTGGTGTACATTATGATCGATGAGCCAGACGAAAACACAGACTACCATATTGCTCATCACATtgtgagagttcatcagaagaggGAGGATGCACTTGCCCCTGCATTTACAACTGCAGAGTTAAAGCGATACATAGCATATGCTAAGTCTCTGAAACCTCAG CTTAGTTCGGAAGCAAAAAATGTGCTAGTGGAATCATATGTAGCTCTTCGTAGAGGTGATAGTACTCCTGGAACCAGAGTGGCCTACAGAATGACAGTTAGGCAACTTGAGGCATTGATCAGGCTTTCTGAAGCAATTGCTAGGAGTCATTTGGAGAATGTG GTGCTCCCAGCCCATGTTCGCGTGGCAGTAAAACTCCTAAAAACATCCATTATCAG TGTTGAATCTAGTGAGATCGATCTTTCTGATTTCCAAGATCATGAAGATGGTGTTGCAGTCAATGTTCCTGATCAAGATGCTGCAGAGTCGGCTTCTGATGGAATTAGTCCAGCAACAGAAAATGgag GTAATGAACAAGGATCTGAGAGTCATCAGAAAAAGAAACTTGTTATAACTGAAGAACACTTTCAGAGAGTTACCCAAGCCCTTGTTATGCGTCTGCGGCAACATGAGGAGGCAGTAGCGCAAGATG GAAGTGGTTTGGCTGGAATGAAGCAGGGGGATCTAATTATTTGGTACGTGGAGCAGCAGAATGCCGTAGGTGCTTACAGTAACACCGATGAGGTCCGGGAAGAAGTCAAGTGCATCAAAGCCATTATAGAG AGGTTGATACAGAGGGAAGGCCATCTGATAGTGATAGATGATGGAACGAGCTCAGCAGCGTCGGATGGTCAAGCAAGAAGATCGAGTGAGAACCGAATTCTGGCAGTGGCTCCAAATTATATTGTCGAGTAG
- the LOC103987764 gene encoding uncharacterized protein LOC103987764 — MGWSPENAANAYLDTLKLRSQDHGRRNEAQKSVEPESIEFISALAAGMGAKLIVQVSPKASQSTVALAAAARRTGGRLVCILPEEESLASTKEVIEESGLNDIVEFKVGDPYELLPEYENIDFSLVDCKSDSYTGLLKLIDVNPRSSVVVANHLEGGKEGLRGDVRGLNKGAVRSLKRPIGEGMEVTMIGKIDEAGTMATRGSPEPKRASRGGGRRWWSRKKSKWVKKIDESGEEHIFRLPQSL, encoded by the coding sequence CGTAGTCAGGACCATGGAAGAAGAAACGAAGCTCAGAAATCAGTGGAACCTGAGAGCATCGAGTTCATATCCGCCTTGGCAGCTGGTATGGGTGCCAAGTTGATAGTCCAGGTCTCACCGAAAGCATCCCAATCAACGGTGGCCCTCGCTGCGGCAGCTCGACGAACCGGAGGGAGACTCGTCTGCATACTCCCGGAGGAAGAATCCCTGGCTTCCACCAAGGAGGTCATCGAGGAGTCCGGCCTCAACGACATAGTGGAGTTCAAGGTCGGGGATCCGTACGAGCTACTGCCCGAGTACGAGAACATCGACTTCTCCCTGGTGGATTGCAAGTCCGACTCCTACACCGGCCTGCTCAAGTTGATCGACGTCAACCCGAGGAGTTCGGTGGTGGTGGCCAATCATCTGGAAGGAGGGAAGGAAGGACTTCGTGGTGATGTGCGCGGCTTGAACAAAGGCGCGGTTAGATCCCTGAAGCGTCCGATAGGAGAGGGGATGGAGGTGACGATGATAGGAAAGATCGACGAGGCCGGGACGATGGCCACCAGAGGCAGCCCGGAACCGAAGCGGGCgtccaggggaggagggagaaggTGGTGGTCTCGCAAGAAGAGCAAATGGGTGAAGAAGATCGATGAGAGCGGAGAGGAGCACATCTTTAGGCTACCGCAGTCGCTTTAA
- the LOC135641842 gene encoding glycosyltransferase-like At2g41451: MPSLTAPLRPPSGAGASSSSGSSFTSRVILLLTVLPLALASFAFVLQWRGGLNDPASAWPTDTQRFPGMENSPIGSSSSFFSVSSSSSSSDCAEILGRSSSPSFPFYHGWKFDFDSDPRPKICITSSTSAGLEQILPWLFYHKVIGVTTFFLFVEGEAAKPAVSTVLESIPGVKVIYRTSDLEEKQAKSRVWNETWLSGFFYKPCNYELFVKQSLNMEMAIVMARDAGVDWIIHLDTDELIYPAGAREYSLRQLLSDIPSNVDMVIFPNYESSIEHDDIKDPFTEVSMFKKNYDHLPKDTYFGLYKEATRGNPNYFLTYGNGKSAARIQDFLRPNGAHRWHNYMKTPNEIKLDEAAILHYTYAKFSDLTSRRDRCGCKPTKEDVKRCFILDFDRDAFIIASTATEEEMHHWYRDRVVWTDKQINLKLLRKGILTRIYTPMAIIHGLKESGVFSNAVASAKSLSKEKFLSSMEKLQNKSSLVPNSVTAGTQSLRSSNRKIGSHTESQATGRKVLEISVIQEKAVLPSSPPRLEDLHREFHEYLAN, from the exons ATGCCGAGTCTCACCGCTCCTCTCCGGCCGCCCTCCGGCGCCGGCGCCTCGTCCTCCTCGGGCTCGAGCTTCACGTCGCGGGTCATCCTCCTCCTCACGGTGCTCCCCCTGGCCCTGGCCTCCTTTGCCTTCGTGCTCCAGTGGCGCGGTGGGCTCAACGACCCCGCTTCCGCGTGGCCGACCGACACACAGAGGTTCCCCGGCATGGAGAATAGCCCCATCGGCTCCTCCTCGTCCTTTTTCTCGGtttcttcctcctcgtcttcgtCGGATTGCGCTGAGATCTTGGGTAGGAGTTCCTCCCCTTCCTTCCCTTTCTACCATGGTTGGAAGTTCGATTTCGACTCCGATCCTCGTCCAAAG ATATGTATTACCTCAAGCACTTCAGCTGGCCTCGAGCAGATTCTTCCATGGTTGTTTTACCACAAAGTCATAGGGGTTACGACCTTCTTTCTGTTTGTCGAAGGGGAAGCTGCAAAACCAGCTGTCTCCACTGTCCTTGAATCGATTCCT GGGGTGAAGGTCATCTACAGGACTAGCGACCTTGAAGAGAAACAAGCAAAAAg CCGTGTTTGGAATGAGACTTGGCTGTCAGGCTTCTTCTACAAACCATGTAATTATGAACTGTTTGTGAAACAGTCCCTTAACATGGAGATGGCTATTGTTATGGCACGG GATGCTGGTGTTGACTGGATAATACATCTAGATACTGATGAGTTGATATATCCAGCTGGTGCTCGAGAGTATTCTTTGAGGCAATTGCTGTCAGACATACCTAGCAATGTTGACATGGTCATCTTTCCAAATTAT GAAAGTAGCATTGAACATGATGACATCAAAGATCCTTTTACCGAG GTATCCATGTTTAAGAAGAATTATGACCATCTTCCAAAGGATACATATTTCGGTCTTTACAAGGAAGCAACACGTGGTAATCCAAACTACTTCCTTACTTATGGGAATGGAAAATCAGCTGCAAGAATTCAAGATTTTCTTCGTCCTAATGGTGCACATAGATGGCACAACTACATGAAGACCCCAAA TGAGATCAAATTGGATGAGGCTGCAATTCTACATTACACCTATGCAAAGTTCTCTGACTTAACCTCAAGACGTGATCGGTGTGGCTGTAAGCCAACAAAGGAGGATGTCAAAAGGTGTTTCATTTTGGACTTTGACAGAGAC GCTTTTATTATTGCATCTACCGCCACTGAGGAAGAAATGCATCATTG GTACCGTGATCGTGTCGTATGGACTGACAAACAGATCAATTTGAAACTTTTGAGGAAGGGCATCTTGACTCGTATATATACACCCATG GCTATTATTCATGGTCTGAAGGAATCCGGTGTCTTCAGTAATGCGGTTGCTTCTGCAAAATCGCTCTCCAAGGAGAAATTTTTGTCTTCCATGGAGAAACTTCAAAATAAAAGTTCTCTAGTGCCCAATTCCGTGACTGCTGGAACACAGTCTCTGCGAAGTAGCAACAGGAAAATAGGAAGTCACACTGAATCCCAAGCGACTGGAAGAAAGGTCTTGGAGATTTCCGTCATCCAGGAGAAAGCAGTTCTACCTTCGTCGCCCCCAAGATTGGAAGATCTTCACAGGGAGTTTCATGAATATCTTGCAAATTGA